Proteins co-encoded in one Streptococcus pyogenes genomic window:
- a CDS encoding xanthine phosphoribosyltransferase, whose product MQLLEERILTDGNILGENILKVDNFLTHQVDYRLMKAIGKVFAQKYAEAGITKVVTIEASGIAPAVYAAEAMDVPMIFAKKHKNITMTEGILTAEVYSFTKQVTSTVSIAGKFLSKEDKVLIIDDFLANGQAAKGLIEIIGQAGAQVVGVGIVIEKSFQDGRRLIEDMGIEVTSLARIKNFENGNLNFLEADA is encoded by the coding sequence ATGCAGTTACTTGAAGAACGCATCTTAACAGATGGCAATATTCTAGGAGAGAATATTCTAAAGGTAGATAATTTTTTAACTCATCAAGTTGATTACCGGTTGATGAAAGCAATTGGTAAAGTGTTTGCTCAAAAATATGCTGAGGCTGGCATTACAAAAGTGGTTACAATCGAAGCTTCAGGTATTGCACCAGCCGTATACGCTGCAGAAGCAATGGATGTTCCTATGATTTTTGCGAAAAAACATAAAAACATTACCATGACAGAAGGCATTTTGACAGCAGAAGTTTATTCTTTCACTAAACAAGTGACGAGCACGGTGTCTATCGCTGGTAAATTCCTATCTAAAGAAGACAAGGTTTTGATTATTGATGACTTTTTAGCTAATGGTCAGGCAGCCAAAGGCTTGATTGAGATTATTGGTCAAGCAGGGGCACAAGTCGTCGGCGTTGGTATTGTGATTGAGAAATCTTTCCAAGATGGTCGTCGATTGATTGAAGATATGGGCATTGAAGTGACCTCATTAGCCCGTATTAAAAACTTTGAAAATGGTAATCTAAACTTCTTGGAGGCTGACGCATAA
- a CDS encoding nucleobase:cation symporter-2 family protein, which translates to MTHSTKQEHSHSQSAVLGLQHVLSMYAGSILVPIMIAGALGYSARELTYLISTDIFMCGVATFLQLKLTKHTGVGLPVVLGCAFQSVAPLSIIGAQQGSGAMFGALIASGIYVILVAGIFSKIARFFPPIVTGSVITVIGLSLVGVAMGNMGDNVKEPTAQSMMLSLLTIVIILLVQKFTKGFVKSISILIGLVAGTLVSAMMGLVDTTPVVEASWIHVPTPFYFGMPTFEITSIVMMCIIATVSMVESTGVYLALSDLTNDQLDEKRLRNGYRSEGIAVFLGGLFNTFPYTGFSQNVGLVQISGIKTRRPIYYAAGILVVIGLLPKFGAMAQMIPSPVLGGAMLVLFGMVALQGMQMLNRVDFQKNEYNFIIAAVSISAGLGFNGTNLFASLPETAQMFLTNGIVIATLTSVVLNLVLNGKDKQDE; encoded by the coding sequence ATGACACATTCAACAAAGCAGGAACATTCTCACTCGCAATCAGCTGTCCTTGGCTTACAGCATGTGCTTTCGATGTATGCCGGATCTATTTTAGTACCAATTATGATCGCAGGTGCTTTAGGTTATTCCGCTAGAGAGTTGACCTACCTGATTTCGACAGATATTTTCATGTGTGGTGTGGCTACTTTCTTACAGTTAAAGTTAACCAAGCATACGGGAGTGGGATTACCAGTTGTTTTAGGATGTGCTTTTCAATCAGTGGCACCTCTATCCATTATTGGAGCGCAACAAGGTTCAGGTGCCATGTTTGGAGCCCTCATTGCGTCAGGAATTTATGTCATTTTAGTGGCAGGTATTTTTTCTAAGATTGCTCGTTTCTTCCCACCAATTGTTACAGGATCGGTCATTACCGTTATTGGCTTAAGTCTCGTAGGTGTTGCTATGGGGAATATGGGAGATAACGTCAAAGAGCCTACGGCACAAAGCATGATGTTATCATTGTTGACGATTGTCATTATTCTTTTAGTCCAAAAATTTACCAAAGGTTTTGTGAAATCCATTTCCATTTTGATTGGGCTTGTAGCGGGAACTTTGGTTTCAGCTATGATGGGATTAGTAGATACAACTCCTGTTGTAGAGGCTTCTTGGATTCATGTGCCAACCCCATTTTATTTTGGCATGCCAACTTTTGAAATCACTTCTATTGTGATGATGTGTATCATCGCAACGGTTTCTATGGTTGAATCAACAGGTGTCTACTTAGCGCTTTCAGATTTGACTAATGATCAATTAGATGAAAAACGTTTGCGCAATGGTTATCGCTCAGAAGGGATCGCAGTCTTTCTCGGTGGGTTATTTAACACCTTCCCTTACACTGGTTTTTCTCAAAACGTTGGACTTGTCCAAATCTCAGGTATTAAAACCCGTCGTCCGATTTACTACGCAGCAGGTATCCTTGTGGTCATTGGCCTACTCCCTAAATTTGGAGCAATGGCACAAATGATTCCAAGCCCAGTTCTTGGTGGAGCCATGCTTGTTCTCTTTGGTATGGTTGCTCTTCAAGGAATGCAAATGCTTAATCGTGTTGATTTCCAAAAGAACGAGTATAATTTTATTATTGCTGCCGTTTCCATCTCAGCAGGTTTAGGCTTTAATGGCACTAATCTTTTTGCCAGCTTACCAGAGACAGCTCAAATGTTCTTAACGAATGGTATTGTGATTGCCACTTTGACATCTGTTGTCTTAAATTTAGTTTTAAATGGCAAAGACAAACAAGATGAATAA
- the guaC gene encoding GMP reductase, producing MFNDIPVFDYEDIQLIPNKCIITSRSQADTSVTLGKYQFKLPVIPANMQTIIDETIAEQLAKEGYFYIMHRFDEDSRKPFIKRMHEQGLIASISVGVKACEYEFVTSLKEDAPEFITIDIAHGHANSVIDMIKHIKTELPETFVIAGNVGTPEAVRELENAGADATKVGIGPGKVCITKVKTGFGTGGWQLAALRWCAKAARKPIIADGGIRTHGDIAKSIRFGASMVMIGSLFAGHFESPGKTVEVDGETFKEYYGSASEYQKGEHKNVEGKKILLPTKGHLSDTLTEMQQDLQSSISYAGGKDLDSLRHVDYVIVKNSIWNGDSI from the coding sequence ATGTTTAATGACATCCCTGTATTTGATTATGAAGATATTCAACTGATTCCTAACAAGTGCATTATTACTAGTCGTTCACAAGCAGATACAAGTGTGACACTCGGAAAATACCAGTTCAAGCTACCAGTTATCCCAGCAAATATGCAAACCATTATTGATGAAACAATTGCTGAGCAGTTGGCAAAAGAGGGTTATTTTTATATTATGCATCGTTTTGATGAAGATAGCCGCAAACCTTTTATCAAACGCATGCATGAACAAGGCTTGATTGCATCAATCTCTGTTGGGGTTAAAGCTTGTGAATATGAATTTGTGACCTCTTTGAAAGAGGATGCTCCTGAGTTTATCACCATTGATATTGCTCATGGTCATGCTAACAGTGTTATTGATATGATTAAGCATATCAAGACTGAATTACCAGAAACATTTGTCATTGCTGGAAATGTTGGTACGCCAGAAGCTGTACGAGAACTCGAAAATGCAGGTGCTGATGCTACTAAAGTAGGCATCGGTCCAGGCAAAGTATGTATCACTAAAGTTAAAACCGGTTTCGGTACAGGTGGTTGGCAGCTAGCAGCACTGCGCTGGTGCGCAAAGGCAGCTCGTAAACCTATCATTGCTGATGGTGGGATTCGCACACATGGTGATATTGCTAAATCCATCCGCTTTGGAGCTAGTATGGTCATGATTGGATCGCTTTTTGCAGGACATTTTGAAAGTCCTGGAAAAACGGTAGAAGTGGATGGTGAAACGTTTAAAGAATATTATGGCTCGGCGTCAGAATATCAAAAAGGCGAGCATAAAAATGTAGAAGGCAAAAAAATCTTATTGCCTACAAAAGGTCACTTATCAGATACCCTGACCGAAATGCAACAGGATTTGCAATCGTCCATTTCTTACGCGGGTGGTAAAGATTTAGACAGTTTGCGTCATGTTGATTATGTTATCGTCAAAAATTCTATTTGGAATGGTGATTCCATTTAA